The window TCGTATTGGCACACTTTAGTGTGGCGTCCCCAGGATATGGAGCAAAGAGGCACCTCGATGTGTGGTTCAGACGGCGATCTTGCCGTCGACGATGGAGCGGTGCGTCTGACGGACTTGTGTGCAGAAGCTGGCcggctctgttttccaggtcttttggccttttgtgctgcagctttagtgaaatgggggagaaaaaggccaaCGTAAACACAACTCGtctaaaatgtagcttcagtccTCACTAAGCTTGTGCATAATATTAACAATTACATTTCACCCTGTCCGTAAatggctctgtccacacacatctccaGGTGGCAGGAGACTTGCGGGAAGAACTGGAGGTAATCCTTAATCCACTCCTCATTTATCGGTCCTCTCTCTGGCCGCTGCTTCTCTTTAACGTGGCGATCGACGATactgaaatatcacatttaattatgaaTCGCTTAACGGGACAAGAATGAGCAAAGATTAATTTTGTTTAGAACAGCACACTTACTATTTAATGTAGTCAACATCGTTTTCCACCAGCCACTGGAAGATTTTGCCTCGGTATTTGCCAAAAGTCAGAATTAGCTGACCCATCCACTGCACCTCTGAGGGATTTTGGGTGACCAGGCGGCAtctccttttagctgaagacaaacggttatgtctttaatgccacatttgtCCAAGTAGAGTGAGTCAACTGAGCATCAAAACATATATTTGACCCTGATTAccttaccttcatcacaggcagTCTTAAGACATCTCAGTCCACTCATCAGTGGGCTGATGTGGTTTCGACTGGTCCCGTGCCTCTTTCGACGCCTTCAGAACGCACTGCTGCCCATCCTGTGGCACACTCGTGTCCAGAATACACAGTGATGGCATCAATGGGTCCATTGCAGAAGgtttatctgaaaaaaacaaccaaagcaaAGTGTCACGTGCAAGCAAACAACTAACCCAGAGATTACTACTGCCACCAAGCAAGGCACTTCCCAGGTACTTGCTGCCCACATCTGGCTGCCCTCACCTTTCTTGGCTGTATTGTCCCCCCACTTCCCACCTGACAAGGCTGTATTGTCCCTGCACACTCATGGACATTCTTTTGTTTGTAATACTCAATAGGCATGTAGGTCACAACATTGAACGTAAACATTTAATTCGGAAACaaagaaggcaaacaagcaaTTCGAGCATGGAGGCACCTCAATAACACAATGTCTATAGATGCGATTAGCGACATTATCCCGCTAGcggaaagttgttttttcacgGCAAAAGTTAGCTTTCGAGCACATTTACAGGTGCTATTGCAAAGATATGCGTCGAGCACGCAAAAAGCACGCAAATATGAAAAGCTGACTTACCTCAATCCAAATTTTCGCAGGTCGATTCCAGGCGCCCTGACGCGCGGCCTTCTTATTGGGCTCGGATGATCGGGGGCCCTCGGGGCCCGGCTTCCGCCTTCGGAACCAATCGGAAGGCTGCCCCGTCCACACCTCGCTTCGTAGGTGGAGACTCCGGGCTAATCAGAGGGCCCGGCTGTCTACACCCTCCGCGAACTATTACATTTATGAAAGAAAAATGCtccggagtccgacatcgtttttgcgtagctgcacacGACTCTattttaattttggtgacctccgactgacgaagccgggtgtcgttggctccgacgtgaatgaaaactttaccaaatttacgtttacgtctcgccaggagcattaaattggcttctatgtcgcccgctctggcccccggaatgctcttaactatggtcgctggagtcggcttcacgtagcgcaaaacagagtcgcaaattaccagggtcggtttctcagcgggtgtcgccgagtggggaaaacgATGAGCCacggaagcgggtggtggggcaccgtgggcctttgtttggggctccgcttcctgcgaaccgtctcccagccgccctggcgagccggctgctgccgggggccgctagctgaagctacgctaggcggctccgcagcagctagcttctcctggctacctgacgcaactccagctaactccaagctgcggaaccgcgtctcaagctcgccaatctcgcctccatagccgtaaataaaccacactttctgcacctattcccttcactaaaggaggcagaggagtaactaaacatttcacacgctgaacaaagacaccgggtggaACAGACGGttaggccatgctaacgctaataatcggcgaagccctgtatttgtttaatatgggttgtttctcactgttgttatcgagtgactagaatgtcccaagtgttcaaattttaagtaaagtgaatacaacacactacgtgttcaattttaagtaaatttaatacaacacaaacaccgtgcacagtgcaaccaacgaacgatttagaagacaggaagtgacgcaatacgttaccccGACGCAATACAGTTGGCCCTCCAACTTTATCTTAAGttggcattttagtctttgatcttctttatgtcattgatgtcaaaattGCTCTTCATATCAGATCAATGGAATCAAAGGATCAAACCGAActggcagatcaaacacatcagctctacctcatcagcacacgcctgaggagctcaacactcttgtaccacactggtgaccagcagacgcatcaatggcacagagagaAACTCAGCAGCTGATGCAagaatcatccatggagacttggagggaagaggtccagcatctcagagaagccctggctgagaaggaggagcagctcagcagggcagtgaagaggcgacaaatgagaactgtggcccatgtggaggccctgaccctgctgaacagcacacaagctgctctgaaggagagcgagctgaaatgtgcttctctggaggaaaccctccacagccagcagcaggagaacgaggagacacacaggagagagctgatggagcaggaggaaggcctgaatcagaagctccttgtgatccaggaggaatttgagacgaagctgcaggaagaaaggcaaagatctcatgaagagaaagaggccatgaggcagcagctctttctggaagaaaaaacGTTCCAGAAACTTCTTGATGAAGAGACACAAAAATATCATGAGAAGATCCTGCAAAAAGAAGagttgatgaagcagcagctggtggttaaagaagagaactttaacaggatgctggctgatgttcatcagcggtgggagaggaccgctcagacatgggtccagatgaacgaagagctggagcacaagatcAACGAGAGCCAACGTTTCAGGACACATGAGGAGgcaaagaacaaagaggagctccagaggctctctgaagcgatcctccaacttgaggtgagatgcttttacctttgttcctcttccagaagatttcagattaTGTTCAGTAAAATctaaaacacactctctcttttctgcagcttcaagtatcaaagaagcaggagaaaaaaagcttctgtggatggatcaggaaaaagatgaggttctggaaaaaataaacaacaattccagagctcccaaagccctcctcctcctcctcctcctcctcctcctctacatcctgacctccagcgtcacatcctgtcttcaacagttttattttacagtataatcattgtttatgttctatgttttgatttttgatgtagaaacaataaaactcaaagtaaaccaccagattgtagatgttgtaaatgacaaatttagaaatggcttcatctcatgactggagtcagttggtttcctccagcagataaaccaaccaactcatggcttcaaccacaccctagatctagttctgacttatggtgttgaggtagaacatgtgtcagtgttccctcagaaccccctcctgtcagaccattctttgatcacttttacatttatgattaaggattcttctatgctcagagctcagtcttactatagcagatgtctttcagataatgctgtagctaagtttaaggaagtgatccctgtgctgatcccaggaccaccgtgtgtttccccagggatcaatcattataatctgagccctgctgaggtcgactattgctgaaggtgcagcaacctcactgagaatcacgcttgattctgttgccccctgaaaaagaaaatagtaaatcagaggaggtgtggcccctggtataattcacacatcaggaccctcaagcagaaagtgcgacgactagaaaggaagtggcattcttgtaaaatagacagctatcatgtagcctggaaagactgtctggtagttcacaaaaaggccctctgtaaggctagaacagcttatttttcttctttaattaaagaaaaccagaacaaccccaggtttcttttcagcactgtggccaaattaaccaagagtcacagtgttttagatccacgtatccattcttcccttagtggtgaagacttcatgagcttcttcactgataaagttctagctatcagagaaaaaagctaaccaggccatcccaacaactggaccatcaccagatgtgctgactgtgggaacatataGGCCATGCTAATACTAATCgtcggcggagccctgtatttgtttaatatgggttgtttctcactgttgttatcaggtgactagaatgtcccaagtgttcaaattttaagtaaagtgaatacaacacaccaagtgttcaattttaagtaaagtgaatacaacacaccacgTTTTtaatattaagtaaagtgaatacaacaccccgtgcacaatgcaaccaacgaacgattgagaagacaggaagtgacgcaatacgttacccagCTGAAAAAAGCTCAATTGTTGTCAAAGtatgaataaaacatcttaTTAATACCCGCACTTGAAATGGCTctcaaaccaaacaaaaacaaataaacgtGCACAGATAAACAGGACATGTAGCGGCGGGCCAAGCGTGCGGCACATCTGGTGCTCACGGGAAACAGAAACTGGGGTCAGGGTGAAGTTTAGGGAGGCCATGGAGGGGCCTCAAGCGGAGGAGTCTAAGTATCTTGGAGGGGTCACGggtgagggatggatggagcctGAGACTGACCGGCGGATCAGTAGACAGGCTACAGTGGTCTGGTCATGGTAACCCTGGAAAAGAGCTCCCAAAAGAATGTCCACAGCCCTTTGAAAGTctgcaaaagtgtcaaaagtctggccttcaagtcctggagatgatgacattttgctgtttggacagtatgtctgaaaccacatcctgtcatccttcaggaccttcctccacttcatttttccatgtttgtcctgaaaGGATGCGTTTTAGTCTAAGTTTTCGTATTGGCACACTTTAGTGTGGCGTCCCCAGGATATGGAGCAAAGAGGCACCTCGATGTGTGGTTCAGACGGCGATCTTGCCGTCGACGATGGAGCGGTGCGTCTGACGGACTTGTGTGCAGAAGCTGGCcggctctgttttccaggtcttttggccttttctgctgcagctttagtgaaatgggggagaaaaaggccaaCGTAAACATACTCGTCTAAAATGTAGCTTAAGTCCTCACTGCGTTCGAAAAGCTTGTGCATAATATTAACAATTACATTTCACCCTGTCCGTAAatggctctgtccacacacatctccaGGTGGCAGGAGACTTGCGGGAAGAACTG is drawn from Takifugu flavidus isolate HTHZ2018 chromosome 2, ASM371156v2, whole genome shotgun sequence and contains these coding sequences:
- the LOC130516458 gene encoding GRB10-interacting GYF protein 2-like, which produces MAQRETQQLMQESSMETWREEVQHLREALAEKEEQLSRAVKRRQMRTVAHVEALTLLNSTQAALKESELKCASLEETLHSQQQENEETHRRELMEQEEGLNQKLLVIQEEFETKLQEERQRSHEEKEAMRQQLFLEEKTFQKLLDEETQKYHEKILQKEELMKQQLVVKEENFNRMLADVHQRWERTAQTWVQMNEELEHKINESQRFRTHEEAKNKEELQRLSEAILQLELQVSKKQEKKSFCGWIRKKMRFWKK